The following proteins are encoded in a genomic region of Mycolicibacterium rutilum:
- a CDS encoding zinc-dependent alcohol dehydrogenase: protein MQIPTRMRRVVVSSGSIDVVDSPTPMPGPGEVLVHSVVSGVCGSDTHAAHGRHPFIALPYHPGHEVVGVVAARGDGVDTVEVGARVTVEPDLPCWQCKQCRRGAENLCENLRFFGCGYEQGGMADYFTIPADRVHVVPDELDYRAAALIEPLSTPVHAVRLAGDVRGQAVVILGAGTIGLLVLAVVRAHGARRVVITDPLPAKRERALRLGADVALDAGSADGVTQARAALGESADFVFDCVAIESTMRAAIGMASKGGTVVVLGVPTGDVAVPLALVQDHQIRIQGSATYLPRDYEESIRLLTAGAVRVDEIVTAEVPMARAADAYALSSGGDHVKVLVGIDEQVLATVS, encoded by the coding sequence ATGCAGATCCCCACCCGGATGCGCCGCGTCGTGGTCTCGTCGGGGTCCATCGACGTGGTCGACTCCCCCACCCCGATGCCCGGTCCCGGGGAGGTGCTCGTGCACTCGGTGGTCTCCGGCGTGTGTGGTTCGGACACCCACGCGGCGCACGGCAGGCACCCGTTCATCGCGCTGCCGTACCACCCCGGTCACGAGGTCGTCGGCGTCGTCGCCGCACGGGGTGACGGCGTCGACACCGTCGAGGTCGGCGCGCGGGTGACCGTCGAACCCGACCTGCCGTGCTGGCAGTGCAAGCAGTGCCGCCGCGGCGCCGAGAACCTGTGTGAGAACCTGCGTTTCTTCGGCTGCGGCTATGAGCAGGGCGGCATGGCCGACTACTTCACCATCCCCGCCGACCGGGTCCACGTCGTTCCCGACGAGCTCGACTACCGCGCCGCGGCGCTGATCGAGCCGCTGTCCACCCCGGTGCACGCCGTACGCCTCGCCGGCGATGTGCGCGGGCAGGCCGTGGTGATCCTCGGGGCAGGCACGATCGGACTCCTCGTGCTGGCCGTCGTGCGCGCGCACGGTGCGCGCCGCGTCGTGATCACCGATCCGCTGCCCGCCAAACGCGAGCGTGCCCTGCGCCTCGGCGCCGATGTGGCGCTCGACGCGGGTTCGGCCGACGGGGTGACGCAGGCTCGGGCAGCCCTCGGCGAGAGCGCCGACTTCGTATTCGACTGCGTGGCAATCGAATCGACGATGCGGGCCGCCATCGGGATGGCGAGCAAGGGCGGCACGGTCGTGGTGCTGGGGGTGCCGACGGGCGACGTCGCTGTCCCGCTGGCCCTCGTCCAGGATCACCAGATCCGGATCCAGGGCAGCGCGACGTATCTGCCGCGCGACTACGAGGAGTCGATCCGCCTGCTCACCGCCGGTGCGGTGCGCGTCGACGAGATCGTCACCGCCGAGGTGCCCATGGCCCGGGCCGCCGACGCGTACGCGTTGTCATCGGGTGGCGATCACGTCAAGGTGCTCGTGGGCATCGACGAGCAGGTGCTGGCGACCGTCAGCTGA
- a CDS encoding 1-phosphofructokinase family hexose kinase has protein sequence MITTVTANPSLDRTLHLPRFVAGVVNRATSTMVEPSGKGVNVALGLHGVGVPVRAVLPVGGGTGDEIVALLDDLGLDHADVPIAGALRSNITLVEADGRTTKVNEPGPRLSPAEVEALCATALSGAGDWVVWSGSLPAGFTPPRLAAAVDEAKSAGCRVALDCSGAPLAEALAGAVVPDLVKPNAEELAEVTGRSLRTLGDVTEAAHQLRTHGVRTVLVSLGADGAVLIDADLPDPLHGSAPVRRVVNTVGAGDAVLAGWLAAAHTGASSVEAFANALRFGATAVEHEGTLLGVPDPDRAVSIAPVRADIPLS, from the coding sequence GTGATCACCACCGTCACCGCCAATCCGAGCCTGGACCGCACGCTGCACCTGCCGCGGTTCGTCGCGGGCGTAGTCAACCGCGCCACATCGACGATGGTCGAGCCCAGCGGCAAGGGCGTCAACGTCGCGCTGGGCCTGCACGGCGTCGGTGTCCCCGTGCGCGCGGTGCTGCCCGTCGGCGGCGGCACCGGCGACGAGATCGTAGCGCTGCTCGACGATCTCGGCCTCGACCATGCCGACGTGCCGATCGCGGGCGCGCTGCGCTCGAACATCACGCTGGTCGAGGCCGACGGACGGACCACCAAGGTCAACGAACCGGGGCCCCGGCTGTCACCCGCCGAAGTCGAGGCGCTGTGCGCGACGGCGCTGTCGGGCGCCGGCGACTGGGTGGTGTGGTCGGGCAGCCTGCCCGCCGGCTTCACGCCGCCACGGCTGGCCGCGGCCGTCGACGAGGCCAAGTCGGCGGGGTGCCGCGTCGCGCTCGACTGCTCGGGCGCACCGCTGGCGGAGGCGCTGGCCGGTGCCGTCGTGCCGGATCTGGTGAAGCCGAACGCCGAGGAACTCGCCGAGGTGACCGGGCGGTCGCTGCGGACGCTCGGCGACGTGACCGAGGCCGCCCATCAGCTGCGCACGCACGGCGTGCGGACCGTGCTCGTCAGCCTCGGCGCCGACGGTGCGGTGCTGATCGACGCGGACCTGCCCGACCCGCTGCACGGCAGCGCGCCGGTGCGGCGGGTGGTCAACACGGTCGGCGCCGGCGACGCAGTGCTGGCCGGCTGGCTGGCCGCGGCGCATACGGGCGCGTCGAGTGTGGAGGCGTTCGCCAACGCTCTGCGGTTCGGCGCCACCGCCGTCGAACACGAGGGCACGCTGCTCGGTGTGCCCGACCCGGACCGCGCAGTGTCGATCGCGCCGGTGCGGGCCGACATTCCGCTCAGCTGA
- a CDS encoding DeoR/GlpR family DNA-binding transcription regulator translates to MTTPGRTWFADERHAEVLRMLATRRRVESAELARHFGVSAESIRKDLAHLEARGLLRRVHGGAVPQQRQSDEPAVGTRTERAAQKEAIARRALSLVPDGGSLLLDAGSTTLRLAEILPADRDLVVYTNALPLTSVLLQRGVAVVSLGGRVRPETGAAVGPLTVAALAGVNLDVAFLGTNALSFDRGLTTPDTDEAHVKHAMLAAARQRVFLVDATKFGRESLARHADLDDVDVLVTDATVSAAHRDRLTALGVTVEVAE, encoded by the coding sequence GTGACCACGCCGGGGCGGACGTGGTTCGCCGATGAGCGGCACGCCGAGGTGCTCCGGATGCTGGCCACCCGGCGTCGCGTCGAAAGCGCCGAGCTGGCCCGGCATTTCGGTGTCAGCGCCGAGAGCATCCGCAAGGACCTCGCCCACCTCGAGGCGCGCGGCCTGCTGCGCCGCGTGCACGGCGGCGCGGTACCGCAGCAGCGGCAGAGCGACGAACCGGCCGTCGGCACCCGAACCGAGCGCGCCGCGCAGAAGGAGGCGATCGCCCGCCGCGCCCTGAGCCTGGTCCCCGACGGCGGTTCGCTGCTGCTCGACGCCGGCTCGACCACGCTGCGGTTGGCCGAAATACTGCCCGCCGACCGCGATCTCGTCGTCTACACCAACGCGTTGCCGCTGACGTCGGTGCTGCTGCAGCGGGGTGTCGCCGTCGTCAGCCTGGGCGGGCGCGTGCGACCCGAAACCGGCGCCGCGGTCGGCCCGCTGACCGTCGCGGCGCTGGCCGGCGTCAACCTCGACGTGGCGTTCCTGGGCACCAACGCGCTGTCCTTCGACCGCGGACTCACCACCCCCGACACCGACGAGGCGCACGTCAAACACGCGATGCTCGCCGCTGCCCGGCAACGCGTGTTTCTCGTCGACGCAACGAAATTCGGCCGCGAGAGCCTGGCCAGGCACGCCGACCTCGACGACGTCGACGTCCTGGTCACCGATGCCACCGTGAGCGCCGCACACCGCGACCGTCTCACCGCCCTCGGGGTGACCGTGGAGGTGGCCGAGTGA
- a CDS encoding FGGY family carbohydrate kinase — protein sequence MPAFAGLDVGTTSSKAVVYADDGTVLGTGRAAMPWDVGPQGTQTDADVLWRSALTALRDAATAAQVPVAAVGITSMGESGVLTDAHERPVAPVIAWHDDRDGDEVARLVADIGADAFGGVAGKPARGQFSLTKHRWLRTHEPAARSATKRFDVGGWVVRRLGVDPVIELSLAGRTGWLDVARRDWWDDALAWSGATRALMPPLVAAGDPVGRITADEAGPLLRGALLTLAGHDHQAAALGARATAPGYELDSSGTAEALVRTVSHMPGRGQTARLAAAGITTDPSIEPDHWTLLGGTEGGLAQSRALEMLGVSGGPGGGLAALDAAAEHAPHGRVIVGGLGTDALTLGGIAGGVGPGEVWKAVVAAAADEAMALHRAMDDVVGPAVGVVVTGGWRHSAEVMRAKRARFPALRVSSLDEAGTLGAATLAARATGALGRDDHLVGP from the coding sequence ATGCCTGCCTTCGCCGGCCTCGACGTCGGCACCACGTCGAGCAAGGCTGTCGTCTACGCCGACGACGGTACGGTGCTGGGCACCGGTCGCGCCGCCATGCCGTGGGATGTGGGACCGCAGGGCACGCAGACCGACGCGGATGTCCTGTGGCGCAGCGCGCTGACCGCGCTGCGTGACGCGGCGACGGCCGCGCAGGTGCCGGTGGCCGCGGTCGGCATCACGAGCATGGGCGAGTCCGGTGTGCTGACCGACGCGCACGAGCGGCCCGTGGCGCCCGTGATCGCCTGGCACGACGACCGCGACGGCGACGAGGTGGCTCGTCTCGTCGCGGACATCGGCGCCGACGCGTTCGGCGGTGTGGCCGGAAAGCCTGCGCGCGGCCAGTTCTCGCTCACCAAGCACCGCTGGCTGCGCACCCACGAACCGGCCGCGCGGTCGGCGACTAAACGGTTCGACGTCGGCGGCTGGGTGGTCCGCCGTCTCGGTGTGGACCCGGTCATCGAGCTGTCGTTGGCCGGGCGCACCGGTTGGCTCGACGTCGCGCGGCGCGACTGGTGGGACGACGCGCTCGCGTGGTCGGGCGCGACCCGCGCGCTCATGCCGCCGCTCGTGGCCGCCGGGGATCCGGTCGGCCGCATCACCGCCGACGAGGCGGGTCCGCTGCTGCGTGGAGCGCTGCTCACCCTCGCCGGCCACGACCATCAGGCAGCGGCGCTCGGTGCCCGCGCGACGGCACCCGGCTACGAGCTCGACTCGTCGGGCACCGCGGAAGCATTGGTGCGCACGGTTTCTCACATGCCTGGCCGCGGCCAGACAGCGCGGCTCGCGGCCGCGGGCATCACCACCGATCCCAGCATCGAACCCGACCACTGGACGTTGCTCGGCGGCACCGAGGGCGGGCTCGCGCAGAGTCGCGCGCTGGAGATGCTCGGCGTGTCCGGCGGGCCTGGAGGGGGCCTGGCCGCACTCGACGCCGCGGCCGAGCACGCACCGCACGGGCGGGTCATCGTCGGCGGTCTGGGCACCGACGCGCTGACCCTCGGCGGCATCGCCGGCGGAGTCGGGCCGGGGGAGGTGTGGAAGGCCGTGGTCGCCGCGGCCGCCGACGAGGCCATGGCGCTGCACCGCGCGATGGACGACGTCGTCGGACCCGCGGTCGGCGTCGTCGTCACCGGCGGATGGCGCCACAGCGCAGAGGTGATGCGCGCCAAGCGCGCTCGGTTCCCCGCGCTGCGGGTGTCGAGCCTCGACGAGGCCGGGACGTTGGGCGCCGCCACGCTCGCCGCGCGGGCCACCGGCGCGCTCGGACGCGACGACCACCTGGTCGGCCCGTGA
- a CDS encoding class II fructose-bisphosphate aldolase — protein sequence MPLAPTAALLDSARSRGVGVAAFNVITLEHAEGILAGAERVGEQVILQVSENSVAFHGGVAPLAAALKVLAAEAAVPVGLHLDHVETAALWEAAAATGFSSVMVDAGALPYDRNVDITADATRRLHAQGLAVEAELGYVGGKDTHVASAHAPGVRTDPQQAAEFVAATRVDALAVAVGSSHAMTDRTAQLDLDLIAALRDALPIPLVLHGSSGVPDDTLRAAVGAGIVKVNIGTALNVAYTGAVRAALSDGVDPRKPLAAARDAVADVVSHLIELVAAA from the coding sequence ATGCCGCTGGCCCCCACCGCCGCCCTTCTCGACAGCGCCCGGTCGCGCGGCGTCGGTGTCGCGGCCTTCAACGTGATCACGCTGGAACATGCCGAAGGCATCCTCGCCGGCGCCGAACGCGTCGGCGAACAGGTGATCCTGCAGGTCAGCGAGAACAGCGTGGCGTTCCACGGTGGGGTCGCCCCACTGGCCGCCGCGCTCAAGGTCCTGGCCGCCGAGGCGGCCGTGCCGGTCGGCCTGCACCTCGACCACGTCGAGACGGCCGCGCTGTGGGAGGCCGCCGCCGCCACAGGTTTCTCCTCGGTGATGGTCGACGCGGGCGCGCTGCCGTACGACCGCAACGTCGACATCACCGCCGACGCCACCCGCCGGCTGCACGCCCAGGGCTTGGCGGTGGAGGCCGAACTCGGCTACGTCGGCGGCAAGGACACCCATGTCGCCAGCGCGCACGCGCCGGGCGTGCGCACCGACCCGCAGCAGGCGGCCGAGTTCGTCGCCGCGACCCGGGTGGACGCGCTGGCGGTCGCGGTGGGCAGCTCACACGCGATGACCGACCGGACCGCGCAGCTCGACCTCGACCTGATCGCGGCGCTACGCGACGCATTGCCGATTCCGCTTGTGCTGCACGGATCTTCGGGCGTTCCCGATGACACGCTGCGCGCAGCCGTCGGCGCAGGAATCGTCAAGGTCAACATCGGCACGGCGCTCAACGTCGCCTACACCGGCGCGGTGCGGGCGGCGCTCAGCGACGGGGTGGACCCCCGCAAGCCGCTGGCCGCCGCCCGCGACGCGGTCGCCGACGTGGTCTCACATCTGATCGAATTGGTCGCTGCCGCTTAG
- a CDS encoding ABC transporter substrate-binding protein — MNRKRVMTVAGTLGVAVLTLSSCTSSKPESSGSESGEGADGAQQAAAATTVTAPAKASQEYNIQFLQGVSGGQFYITMQCGAQEEAAKLGVKVSTQGPQKFDPTLQKPILDSIVAGRPDALLVAPTDVQAMQQPLQQAAAAGIKVVLVDTTTNDPSYAVSEIASDNEGGGRAAFEAIKKLRPEGGKVMVMNIDPGVSTTDARAKGFEDAVKEDSKFTYVGVQYSHNDPATAAQLIGAQLQKDPDLVGVFATNLFSAEGSATGVRQAGKSGQVQVVGFDAGPNQIQALREGTVQALVAQDPGLIGKFGVDEAVTALEGGENTKKVQTGFTIITQDNLDGEGGAAAYKSQC; from the coding sequence GTGAACCGTAAACGCGTGATGACGGTCGCGGGAACGTTGGGGGTCGCGGTCCTCACGCTGTCGTCCTGCACCTCGTCCAAACCCGAATCGTCGGGCTCGGAGTCGGGAGAGGGTGCCGACGGCGCGCAGCAGGCGGCCGCCGCGACCACCGTCACCGCGCCGGCGAAAGCCAGCCAGGAGTACAACATTCAGTTCCTGCAGGGCGTATCCGGCGGCCAGTTCTACATCACCATGCAGTGCGGCGCCCAGGAAGAGGCGGCGAAGCTGGGCGTGAAGGTCTCCACACAGGGACCGCAGAAGTTCGACCCGACGCTGCAGAAGCCGATCCTCGACTCGATCGTGGCCGGCCGGCCCGACGCGCTGCTGGTGGCGCCGACCGATGTGCAGGCGATGCAGCAGCCGCTGCAGCAGGCGGCCGCGGCGGGCATCAAGGTGGTGCTCGTCGACACCACCACCAACGACCCGTCGTATGCGGTGTCCGAGATCGCCAGCGACAACGAGGGCGGCGGCCGCGCGGCGTTCGAGGCCATCAAGAAATTGCGCCCCGAGGGCGGCAAGGTGATGGTGATGAACATCGACCCGGGCGTCTCGACAACCGATGCCCGCGCCAAGGGATTCGAGGACGCGGTCAAGGAGGACAGCAAGTTCACCTACGTCGGCGTGCAGTACAGCCACAACGATCCGGCGACGGCCGCGCAACTGATCGGCGCGCAGTTGCAGAAGGACCCCGACCTCGTCGGCGTCTTCGCCACCAACCTGTTCTCGGCCGAGGGCTCGGCGACCGGCGTGCGGCAGGCGGGCAAGAGCGGTCAGGTGCAGGTGGTCGGGTTCGACGCCGGCCCCAACCAGATCCAGGCGCTGCGGGAGGGCACCGTGCAGGCCCTCGTCGCCCAGGACCCGGGTCTGATCGGCAAGTTCGGCGTCGACGAGGCGGTCACCGCGCTCGAGGGCGGCGAGAACACCAAGAAGGTGCAGACCGGCTTCACCATCATCACCCAGGACAACCTCGACGGCGAAGGCGGAGCGGCGGCCTACAAGTCGCAATGCTAA
- a CDS encoding ABC transporter permease — MSTLEKAVVSDGADDPAESFLKRISGLQAFWILGVLIVICACFTVLAGDRFLSTGNFSLISQNVAVWAVLGVGMTFVIITSGIDLSVGSVLVFASVVAAKVMEAMGGAGPGVAAVGLIAAVLGGTVWGVVNGILVAVAKVPALIVTLGTLSVALGLAQVLTGGIDIRSVPTELTDFSAYTKILGIPGLPFVALVIVVLGGILLHKTRFGRYTYAIGSNEEAARRTGIKVTRHLVLVYALAGTLAGIGAILTLAQFGTTTIAGQSLTNLNVIAAVVIGGTSIFGGEGSIFGTVVGLFIPAVLQSGFVIIGVQPFWQGVAVGTVLIAAVYVDQSRRAAALRGARSRSFVKRRTQRKERQ, encoded by the coding sequence ATGAGCACCCTCGAGAAAGCGGTCGTGAGCGACGGCGCCGACGACCCGGCGGAGTCGTTCCTCAAGCGCATCAGCGGATTACAGGCGTTCTGGATCCTCGGCGTGCTGATCGTCATCTGTGCGTGCTTCACCGTGCTCGCCGGCGACCGCTTCCTGTCCACCGGCAACTTCTCGCTGATCTCGCAGAACGTCGCGGTCTGGGCGGTGCTCGGCGTCGGCATGACGTTCGTCATCATCACCTCGGGGATCGACCTGTCGGTCGGTTCGGTGCTGGTGTTCGCCTCGGTGGTGGCGGCGAAGGTGATGGAGGCGATGGGCGGCGCGGGCCCCGGCGTCGCCGCCGTCGGCCTGATCGCTGCGGTGCTCGGCGGGACGGTGTGGGGCGTCGTGAACGGCATCCTGGTCGCGGTCGCGAAGGTGCCCGCGCTGATCGTGACTCTGGGCACGCTGTCGGTGGCGCTCGGACTGGCGCAGGTCCTGACCGGCGGCATCGACATCCGCTCGGTGCCCACCGAACTGACTGACTTCAGCGCCTACACCAAGATCCTCGGCATCCCGGGCCTGCCGTTCGTCGCGCTGGTGATCGTCGTGCTCGGCGGAATACTGTTGCACAAGACAAGATTCGGCCGCTACACCTACGCGATCGGCTCGAACGAGGAAGCCGCGCGCCGCACCGGCATCAAGGTGACCCGGCACCTCGTGCTCGTCTACGCGCTGGCGGGCACGCTCGCCGGCATCGGCGCGATCCTCACGCTCGCGCAGTTCGGCACCACGACGATCGCCGGGCAGTCGCTGACCAACCTCAACGTGATCGCGGCGGTGGTGATCGGCGGGACGTCGATCTTCGGCGGCGAGGGCAGCATCTTCGGCACCGTCGTCGGCCTGTTCATCCCCGCCGTGCTGCAGTCCGGGTTCGTCATCATCGGCGTCCAGCCGTTCTGGCAGGGCGTGGCGGTGGGCACGGTCCTCATCGCCGCTGTGTACGTCGACCAGTCCCGCCGTGCGGCCGCGCTGCGCGGCGCGCGGTCCCGAAGTTTCGTCAAACGCAGAACGCAACGAAAGGAACGCCAGTGA
- a CDS encoding ATP-binding cassette domain-containing protein produces MTALLHARGLSRSFGHVRALDGADFDVTAGEVVGLIGDNGAGKSTLIKALSGNLDLDEGEIYFEGKRVRLSEPRQAEDLGIEVVYQDLALAPHLNPVQNVFLGREIARKGILGRLGFMDEKEMRRRAAESFRDLGATVRSLNSPVRSMSGGQRQGIAIARAMAWARKVLILDEPTAALGVVQTANVLESIKRVRDKGIAVVFISHSMPHVLEVCDSIQVLRLGRRVATFTAAQTTVEELVGAMTGALDSRDGAA; encoded by the coding sequence ATGACCGCACTGCTGCACGCGCGCGGCCTGTCCCGCAGCTTCGGCCACGTGCGTGCGCTCGACGGCGCCGACTTCGACGTGACCGCCGGCGAGGTCGTCGGCCTCATCGGCGACAACGGCGCGGGCAAGTCGACGCTCATCAAGGCGCTGTCGGGCAACCTCGACCTGGACGAGGGCGAGATCTACTTCGAGGGCAAGCGGGTGCGCCTGTCCGAGCCGCGCCAGGCAGAGGACCTCGGCATCGAGGTGGTGTATCAGGATCTGGCGCTGGCGCCGCACCTGAACCCGGTGCAGAACGTGTTCCTGGGCAGGGAGATCGCCCGCAAGGGCATCCTCGGGCGGTTGGGCTTCATGGACGAGAAGGAGATGCGGCGCCGGGCTGCCGAGTCGTTCCGTGACCTCGGTGCGACCGTGCGGTCGTTGAATTCGCCGGTCCGATCGATGTCGGGCGGCCAGCGCCAAGGCATCGCGATCGCCAGGGCGATGGCGTGGGCGAGGAAGGTGCTGATCCTCGACGAGCCCACCGCGGCGTTGGGCGTCGTGCAGACCGCCAACGTGCTCGAGTCGATCAAACGGGTGCGCGACAAGGGGATTGCGGTGGTGTTCATCAGCCACTCGATGCCGCACGTACTCGAGGTGTGCGACAGCATCCAGGTGCTGCGGCTGGGCCGGCGGGTGGCCACCTTCACCGCGGCGCAGACCACCGTCGAGGAACTCGTCGGCGCGATGACCGGCGCGCTGGACTCGCGGGACGGCGCGGCATGA
- a CDS encoding class I mannose-6-phosphate isomerase, translated as MTVHPQLLPPNVIPHWYVGGPVLADWRGLPPVGERSPEEWIGATVSRFGEPALGPATLADGTLLREAVERDPRGWLGRDDGAPGDTGVLVKLLDAGQRLPVHVHPTREFACRHLGCPYGKTEAWYILRADGDAAVWAGWRETVDPQRLSDLVAAQDTEGLLALMHRIPVRPGDGVLVPGGTPHAIGRGVLLVEAQEPTDQSILLERVNTSASDDEVFLGLDRDVALSAVDSAPVDDVGDLLRHTDADATGVTPVLPAEAADFFHMDLLGPRAELDAGFAVAVVLAGEGSVVPAEGEPVAVTAGNTLVVPASSGPWHTEGDARLLVCRPGDTWPPSLTNPQERTT; from the coding sequence GTGACCGTCCACCCGCAACTGCTGCCCCCGAACGTCATTCCGCACTGGTATGTCGGTGGGCCGGTGCTGGCCGACTGGCGCGGACTGCCGCCGGTCGGTGAGCGCTCCCCGGAGGAGTGGATCGGCGCCACCGTGTCACGGTTCGGGGAACCCGCGCTGGGCCCAGCGACGCTGGCCGACGGCACGCTGCTGCGCGAGGCCGTCGAACGCGACCCCCGCGGCTGGCTCGGTCGCGACGACGGCGCGCCCGGCGACACCGGCGTGCTGGTGAAACTGCTCGACGCCGGACAGCGGCTGCCCGTGCATGTGCACCCAACGCGCGAATTCGCGTGCCGTCACCTCGGCTGCCCCTACGGCAAAACCGAGGCCTGGTACATCCTGCGCGCCGACGGTGACGCCGCGGTGTGGGCGGGCTGGCGCGAAACCGTTGACCCGCAACGGCTCTCGGACCTGGTCGCCGCGCAGGACACCGAGGGCCTGCTCGCGCTGATGCACCGGATACCGGTGCGGCCCGGCGACGGGGTGCTGGTCCCCGGCGGCACCCCGCACGCGATCGGCCGTGGCGTGCTGCTCGTCGAGGCGCAGGAGCCCACCGACCAGTCGATCCTGCTCGAGCGCGTGAACACCTCCGCATCCGACGACGAGGTGTTCCTCGGCCTGGACCGCGACGTCGCGCTCTCGGCGGTGGACAGCGCCCCCGTCGACGACGTCGGCGACCTGCTGCGCCATACCGACGCCGACGCGACCGGAGTGACACCGGTGCTGCCCGCCGAAGCCGCGGATTTCTTCCACATGGACCTGCTCGGCCCGCGCGCCGAACTTGACGCGGGCTTCGCCGTCGCGGTGGTGCTGGCGGGCGAGGGGTCGGTGGTGCCCGCAGAGGGCGAGCCCGTCGCGGTGACGGCAGGCAACACCCTCGTGGTGCCCGCCTCCTCGGGCCCCTGGCACACCGAAGGCGATGCGCGCCTGCTCGTCTGCCGGCCGGGCGACACCTGGCCTCCGTCCCTCACGAACCCGCAGGAAAGGACGACATGA
- a CDS encoding LacI family DNA-binding transcriptional regulator: protein MTTMRDVADRAGVSAKTVSRVINNDRYVSADVRERVERAIDELQYVPNMLAVTFRAGRDAAIGVAVPGVADPFFAGIIDAVEREASKRNVAVIVTSVGWEPTHEQRSLEAVLKRQVAGMIICPVGRDMSYLRPWLKRTPLVFVDREPGRLTADAVVQDDVGGGRDGTRHLIAHGHRRIAFMGDDTVTGLLRLEGWRQALDEAGLVEGPVHIGAVDVDTVSAALRRALDAPDPPTAVFSSNARCTIALVTALQALRRKDIALIGFGDFPTAAALRPAITVVHQDGDAMGRFAADRLFTRLDAPTRRLRRRTVLPVSLVTRTSCAMPGERVRAGHEP from the coding sequence ATGACCACGATGCGCGACGTCGCCGACCGTGCCGGCGTGAGCGCAAAGACCGTGTCCCGGGTCATCAACAACGACCGCTACGTCTCGGCGGACGTCCGCGAACGCGTCGAGCGCGCGATCGACGAACTGCAGTACGTCCCGAACATGCTGGCCGTCACGTTCCGAGCCGGGCGCGACGCCGCCATCGGGGTCGCGGTGCCCGGCGTCGCCGACCCGTTCTTCGCCGGCATCATCGACGCCGTCGAACGCGAAGCCAGCAAGCGCAATGTCGCCGTCATCGTGACCAGCGTGGGCTGGGAGCCGACGCACGAACAGCGGTCGTTGGAGGCGGTGCTCAAGCGTCAGGTCGCCGGCATGATCATCTGCCCGGTCGGCCGCGACATGTCCTATCTGCGGCCGTGGCTCAAGCGCACACCGCTGGTGTTCGTCGACCGCGAGCCGGGTCGCCTGACCGCCGACGCGGTGGTGCAGGACGACGTCGGCGGCGGCCGCGACGGGACCCGTCACCTGATCGCGCACGGACACCGCCGCATCGCGTTCATGGGCGACGACACCGTGACCGGGCTGCTGCGGCTCGAAGGCTGGCGCCAGGCGCTCGATGAGGCCGGACTCGTCGAAGGCCCGGTGCACATCGGCGCCGTCGACGTCGACACGGTGTCGGCCGCCCTGCGCCGCGCGCTCGACGCGCCCGATCCGCCGACCGCGGTGTTCTCCTCCAACGCCCGGTGCACGATCGCGCTCGTGACGGCGTTACAGGCGTTGCGCCGCAAGGACATCGCGCTGATCGGCTTCGGCGACTTCCCCACCGCGGCCGCGCTTCGGCCCGCGATCACCGTGGTCCACCAGGACGGTGACGCGATGGGCCGCTTCGCCGCCGACCGGTTGTTCACCCGCCTCGACGCGCCGACCCGGCGGCTGCGGCGACGCACGGTGTTGCCGGTGTCGCTGGTGACCCGCACGTCGTGCGCGATGCCCGGCGAGCGGGTGCGCGCGGGGCACGAACCCTAG